In the Verrucomicrobiia bacterium genome, one interval contains:
- the rnc gene encoding ribonuclease III, producing MDTTPYKEFARQKLGLEFENIELLITALTHRSYMNEHKQSAKEHNERLEFLGDAVLELVVTDFLYRNYSEPEGILTSWRAALVRTESIGAAGEALGYAPLMRLSRGERQGSERARQQILANAFEALIGAIYIEKGYETARDFIDQHILKKLSGILETGSWRDPKSHLQEVSQRMDGFTPSYKVLEEVGPDHDKIFTLGVFVGPKLMGKGTGPSKQIAQQKAAEAALKVYKARAVRETESQR from the coding sequence ATGGACACGACGCCGTATAAAGAATTTGCCCGCCAAAAGCTTGGTTTAGAGTTCGAAAATATTGAGCTGCTAATCACTGCCCTAACGCACCGAAGCTACATGAACGAGCACAAACAAAGCGCTAAAGAACATAACGAGCGGCTCGAATTTCTAGGCGATGCCGTGCTTGAACTTGTGGTAACTGACTTTCTTTATCGTAACTACTCGGAGCCAGAAGGCATTTTGACCAGCTGGCGAGCAGCGCTAGTGCGGACAGAGAGCATTGGTGCAGCTGGTGAGGCACTGGGCTATGCGCCACTGATGCGCCTGAGCCGTGGCGAGCGCCAAGGCAGTGAACGGGCGCGGCAGCAGATTCTGGCTAATGCCTTCGAAGCCTTGATTGGTGCTATTTATATTGAAAAAGGCTACGAAACAGCACGGGATTTTATCGATCAGCACATCTTAAAGAAATTAAGCGGTATTCTCGAAACCGGCAGTTGGCGCGATCCGAAATCGCATCTGCAAGAGGTGTCGCAGCGCATGGACGGCTTTACGCCTTCCTATAAAGTGCTTGAAGAAGTCGGCCCGGATCACGACAAAATTTTCACGCTTGGTGTATTTGTCGGGCCAAAATTAATGGGCAAAGGCACTGGCCCCTCTAAGCAAATTGCCCAGCAAAAGGCCGCTGAAGCCGCGCTTAAGGTCTATAAAGCACGAGCTGTCCGCGAAACGGAGTCTCAAAGATAA
- the rpsP gene encoding 30S ribosomal protein S16, producing MLAIRLQRLGRKGYPVYRVAVQEAQRHPSSGRVVAYVGNYNPHTKESKLDAEKVSFYLKNGAQPTPRVVRLIQEAKIDMPAWVKQADKKEGKLRNPEKLRKNQPKEEAPAETEAEA from the coding sequence ATGCTCGCAATTCGTTTGCAACGTCTCGGCCGCAAAGGGTACCCAGTGTATCGTGTCGCCGTTCAAGAGGCACAGCGCCACCCATCAAGTGGTCGTGTTGTCGCCTATGTAGGAAACTACAACCCGCACACTAAAGAATCAAAACTTGACGCTGAAAAAGTTAGTTTTTATCTAAAAAATGGTGCTCAGCCAACACCTCGAGTGGTACGTTTAATTCAGGAAGCTAAAATTGACATGCCTGCCTGGGTAAAACAAGCCGACAAAAAGGAAGGCAAGCTGCGCAACCCAGAAAAGTTGCGCAAAAATCAGCCTAAAGAAGAAGCTCCGGCTGAAACTGAAGCCGAAGCTTAA
- a CDS encoding NUDIX domain-containing protein, which yields MQTPKFDKFKKYFSRKKPSIQEIVREPTAGGVVFRRNKKGEVEILLIQDAKNRWTIPKGHIEEGETAQETAVREIAEEAGLANTEVIGWLGKIHFRYRRINTLVMMTTQIYLVRAKGDTNDIKKEEWMNGIRWFTFPDALEQIEYEDIGKLMLLAMKRIRQENL from the coding sequence ATGCAGACACCGAAGTTTGATAAGTTCAAAAAATACTTTAGCCGCAAAAAGCCGTCGATTCAAGAGATTGTCCGCGAACCGACGGCCGGGGGCGTGGTGTTTCGTCGCAATAAAAAGGGCGAAGTAGAAATTTTATTGATACAGGATGCTAAAAATCGCTGGACCATCCCTAAAGGTCACATTGAAGAAGGCGAAACCGCTCAAGAAACAGCGGTGCGCGAAATTGCTGAAGAAGCCGGCCTTGCAAACACCGAAGTTATCGGCTGGCTCGGCAAAATCCATTTTCGCTATCGCCGGATTAACACTTTGGTGATGATGACGACGCAGATTTACTTGGTGCGGGCCAAAGGCGATACAAACGACATCAAAAAAGAAGAGTGGATGAACGGCATTCGCTGGTTTACTTTTCCGGATGCCCTCGAGCAAATCGAATATGAAGACATCGGGAAGCTGATGTTACTGGCCATGAAGCGAATTCGACAGGAGAATTTATAA
- a CDS encoding aminotransferase class V-fold PLP-dependent enzyme: MFEQSNAQSLEGMPQMVGVNRERSILLDNAATTPAFAAVQETVTELLDSYGSVHRGAGENARISTEVYERSREIIGEFFGADAETDTVIFTKNTTEAINLLAQALTFDREDVIIRSVMDHHSNDLPWRHTGANVQYVEVDVDGRFDEAHFEELLVRYAGKIKLVAVSGASNVTGIMPNVASIAQQAHAADALVAVDAAQLAPHRPIDMSALGIDFLAVSAHKMYAPLGSGALIGKKRYLTGTRPPLSGGGTIKVVTDTAVSWAELPDRFEAGTPNALGAAAFAAAARVLEGVGMEKVAHHEATLTAYALGKLATIEGLQLYGDTQPEQTASRVGVLPFNLEGISHQLVAAELGYQHHISVRNGCFCAHPYVTRLLGVGQLEFAETVRSLEAGDKRSVPGMVRASFGIFSNFYDVDCLVGALRDIQENGIDISRYQQESTSGEYFLKQRPRVEEWQLPQLLRKTD; this comes from the coding sequence ATGTTTGAACAAAGTAACGCTCAGTCGCTTGAGGGGATGCCACAAATGGTGGGCGTCAATCGTGAACGGTCAATTTTACTGGATAACGCTGCGACTACTCCGGCCTTTGCGGCGGTCCAGGAAACGGTTACTGAACTTTTAGATTCGTATGGGTCGGTGCACCGAGGAGCGGGTGAAAATGCTCGAATTTCGACTGAAGTTTATGAACGCTCGCGCGAGATAATTGGGGAATTCTTTGGGGCTGATGCCGAAACTGATACGGTAATATTTACTAAAAACACTACCGAAGCAATCAATCTTCTGGCGCAAGCGCTCACATTCGATCGAGAAGACGTCATCATTCGCTCGGTCATGGACCACCATAGCAACGACCTTCCGTGGCGGCACACCGGGGCCAACGTGCAATATGTTGAAGTAGATGTGGATGGACGGTTTGATGAAGCGCACTTTGAGGAGCTTTTGGTGCGCTACGCCGGAAAAATAAAGTTGGTAGCGGTGTCGGGTGCCTCGAACGTCACTGGGATCATGCCGAATGTGGCTTCAATCGCGCAGCAGGCTCACGCTGCTGATGCCTTAGTTGCGGTAGATGCCGCCCAGCTAGCGCCACATCGACCGATTGATATGTCAGCACTCGGTATTGACTTCCTAGCAGTTTCGGCCCACAAAATGTACGCTCCGCTTGGCTCCGGCGCCCTGATTGGTAAAAAACGATACCTCACCGGGACTCGCCCGCCACTCAGTGGCGGCGGTACGATCAAAGTCGTGACCGATACAGCCGTGAGCTGGGCCGAGCTGCCGGATCGTTTTGAAGCCGGAACGCCCAACGCATTAGGAGCGGCGGCTTTTGCCGCAGCGGCACGCGTGCTTGAGGGTGTTGGTATGGAAAAAGTTGCCCACCACGAAGCAACCCTGACTGCTTATGCCCTGGGTAAACTAGCCACTATTGAAGGCCTGCAACTTTATGGTGATACTCAGCCCGAACAAACAGCCTCGCGGGTGGGAGTACTGCCTTTTAATTTAGAGGGCATCTCGCATCAATTGGTTGCTGCCGAACTCGGCTACCAGCATCATATTAGTGTGCGAAATGGCTGCTTCTGTGCGCATCCGTATGTGACGCGGCTTTTGGGAGTGGGGCAATTAGAGTTCGCTGAAACGGTTCGGTCCTTGGAAGCGGGGGATAAACGCTCGGTTCCGGGCATGGTGCGTGCTAGTTTTGGGATATTTAGTAATTTTTACGATGTCGATTGTTTGGTTGGTGCGCTAAGAGATATACAAGAAAACGGCATTGATATTTCGCGCTACCAGCAAGAGTCAACCTCGGGCGAATACTTCTTGAAGCAGCGCCCCAGAGTGGAAGAATGGCAATTGCCGCAATTATTACGAAAAACCGACTAA
- the trmD gene encoding tRNA (guanosine(37)-N1)-methyltransferase TrmD: MAIAAIITKNRLKYSIIEAMQVSPRKIQVITLFPDMFLGVLNASMMWKAQNQGVVQFETIDLRTFGLGPRRQVDDTPYGGGDGMLLKPEPLFAAVEAAKATDPTAQVLLMTPRGKRWAQAEAVQHAKATNGLIFICGRYEGYDERITAVVEAQYSVGDYVLTGGELPAMTIIDSIVRLMPGVLGGETSAEIESFSDGETLEFPQYTRPAEFRSLKVPEVLLSGNHADIAKWRQEQSKKTQ, from the coding sequence ATGGCAATTGCCGCAATTATTACGAAAAACCGACTAAAATACAGTATTATTGAAGCTATGCAAGTATCACCACGAAAAATCCAAGTTATTACGCTGTTCCCGGACATGTTTTTGGGCGTGTTGAACGCCAGTATGATGTGGAAGGCGCAAAACCAAGGAGTGGTACAGTTTGAAACCATTGACCTGCGGACTTTTGGTTTGGGCCCACGGCGGCAGGTAGACGACACGCCCTACGGTGGTGGTGACGGCATGCTACTCAAACCTGAACCGCTATTTGCGGCAGTTGAAGCGGCCAAAGCCACTGACCCCACAGCACAAGTACTTTTAATGACTCCGCGCGGCAAACGGTGGGCGCAGGCGGAGGCGGTGCAGCACGCTAAAGCAACTAATGGACTGATATTCATATGTGGCCGCTACGAAGGCTACGATGAGCGGATCACTGCGGTAGTTGAAGCTCAGTATTCAGTTGGTGATTATGTTTTAACTGGCGGTGAGCTACCGGCCATGACTATTATTGATAGTATTGTTCGGCTCATGCCTGGCGTCTTAGGGGGCGAAACTAGTGCCGAAATCGAAAGCTTTAGTGACGGCGAAACGCTGGAATTTCCTCAGTACACACGGCCGGCAGAATTTCGCAGCCTAAAGGTGCCCGAAGTGCTTTTAAGTGGCAACCACGCCGATATTGCAAAATGGCGCCAAGAACAGTCAAAAAAAACCCAATAA
- the sodN gene encoding superoxide dismutase, Ni, protein MFKDVEAHCDLPCGIYETDTLRHAAATVKRMMEKIAALGELDSVEKYNTFVRAVKIKEEHAQKVKEQVYILWSDYFKPEHLEQFPDLHDILWKTAKQAGKTKQTVSLEEAEALNDMVHKVVHLFADSQK, encoded by the coding sequence ATGTTTAAAGATGTTGAAGCCCACTGCGACCTTCCCTGCGGCATTTATGAAACCGATACTTTGCGCCACGCGGCGGCTACCGTTAAGCGAATGATGGAAAAAATTGCGGCACTTGGAGAACTTGATTCTGTTGAAAAATACAATACCTTCGTGCGGGCTGTAAAAATCAAAGAAGAACATGCCCAAAAAGTCAAAGAGCAAGTCTATATTTTATGGAGTGATTATTTTAAGCCCGAACATCTTGAGCAATTTCCTGATCTGCACGACATTTTGTGGAAAACTGCCAAGCAAGCCGGTAAAACCAAGCAAACAGTAAGCCTGGAAGAAGCGGAGGCGTTAAATGATATGGTGCATAAAGTCGTGCACCTCTTCGCTGATTCACAGAAATAG
- the nusB gene encoding transcription antitermination factor NusB, producing MASNRHLGRIIALQTLYESEFREEANDSTLDIDEVLERNLGRYEDTVEDKTFVKRLVDGVFAARKDLDAIIQPIAPEWPIEQIARIDRTILRMAIFELKELSEIVPPKVAINEAVELAKAFGSDNSSKFVNGVLGTAYRKLIKEPADADTEV from the coding sequence ATGGCATCAAACCGTCACCTCGGTAGAATAATTGCACTACAAACACTGTATGAAAGCGAGTTCCGTGAGGAAGCAAACGATTCAACGCTTGATATCGATGAAGTGCTCGAGCGTAACCTTGGGCGTTACGAGGATACTGTTGAAGATAAGACCTTCGTAAAGCGCCTGGTGGACGGCGTATTTGCTGCTCGCAAAGACCTTGACGCAATCATTCAGCCAATCGCCCCAGAGTGGCCAATTGAGCAAATTGCCCGCATTGATCGGACAATTTTGCGGATGGCAATTTTTGAACTGAAAGAATTGTCAGAAATCGTGCCACCGAAGGTTGCGATTAACGAAGCGGTAGAACTAGCAAAAGCATTTGGCTCTGATAATTCCAGCAAGTTTGTGAACGGCGTACTTGGTACGGCCTACCGCAAGCTTATTAAGGAGCCAGCCGATGCAGACACCGAAGTTTGA
- a CDS encoding KH domain-containing protein, protein MSTATIDQQFIEYIVKSLVGNPDDVVVERRIDEKGVLLELTVHPDDLGRVIGKRGVTAQSLRTLLRALGTKNDARYNLKIVNNDDPNQSYTTSSDHTDDQAVQNSDAGPVENESDLTKKTRKELADLDDLDI, encoded by the coding sequence ATGTCTACGGCTACAATAGATCAGCAATTTATCGAATATATCGTTAAATCACTCGTGGGGAATCCCGACGATGTGGTCGTCGAGCGGCGAATCGACGAAAAGGGGGTGTTATTGGAGCTGACTGTCCACCCCGATGATCTTGGCCGCGTGATCGGCAAGCGTGGGGTCACTGCGCAAAGCTTACGCACGCTTCTAAGGGCACTCGGTACAAAAAATGATGCCCGTTATAACCTAAAAATTGTTAATAACGACGACCCGAACCAAAGCTATACTACATCATCAGACCATACCGACGACCAGGCTGTGCAAAACTCTGACGCTGGTCCTGTGGAAAACGAATCTGACCTCACAAAAAAGACCCGAAAAGAACTTGCAGATCTCGACGATCTCGATATATAA